The Populus nigra chromosome 4, ddPopNigr1.1, whole genome shotgun sequence genome contains the following window.
CATTCAACTGCTAAGAAGCATATAATAAAATGTTCACGATAATATATATTCACTTATTCGGTCGGTCAAGCAGCTTCACTTCTCTCCCTCTGGTCGAGTTGCTACGCTACTTAGCAATCAGTCTTCACCTGACTCCATTCATTCTAGTTCAGAAActtctattttgaatttgaatttctttcttttcacgtTCTGTATAAACTATTCCATGCGATGTCTTTAACAAAGATAAATAGATTTGATAATCGATAGAGCTATTGAATCTTTTCTTCCCTtgtaggaaaaagaaagaaagaaaaatgaatttctaattttttttaattcaaatatggAATTCTAACCATTGCAatgaaatacattaaataatacATCTTATCCAAAGTTCATGAAACGATGTTGATTCGTTCCAAACATGTTCCATATTCACGAATTGGCACCCCCGTAGAAATGATGCAAAAGCACACATGAATTCAATATTAGTTGGATCTGGTATGCCAACAGCTCTAGGTCAATTGAACACAAACACATTCAGGAACTTTTGGGCACAAAACCGCTAAAGTGAAGATTTCAAATCTCCAAGCCGGCAAGGAGAGAACCGATTGGGTTGGTGTTCAGTCTACAAGGTGAGATTGAATATCAGGGGGGACGTTAACGAGGAATAACTTCATCCCTGAACAAAAACAGAATTGAGAAGACGACACTCCGTCCCGCATCTCTTTTAAGgaacataaaattttatgtgCAGTGAGAGTAATATATTCATACTTTGGAAAGAAATAACAGACCCAATTGAATTTCACAAACAGTCGTTATGGCAACTACACATTAAACCTCAGCTTCTTCAGCTTTCAAGCACAGCACAGGAAAAACGCCCTGATGATACGCACCCCCCATGAGACCAATTAAGCACCAATGTCCTATCACAAACGACTCGAAGAATATCTGGGAACAAAAAACCTAAGCTTTATAATATCAAAGAAAGCAGAGCATGCTATCAAAGTCTCCCTGGCTACACTGAAAAATGGGACAGGAAGTTGGGGTAAAACATAATAAGTGAAATAGTGCAAAGCATTTTGATGTATTACTGACATTATATCATACAACATCCTTGTACAAACCAGTATGAAAGCACAACATACTTCACACTTGACAATACTACTGAGGGGACATCTCATACCAAAACTATACATTCGAATAGCAAGCTTCACCATAACCATCTATCTTACAAACTGTTCCCCATTGCTCCCTGGGAATGGGTTAGCAACATTATCAGACACTCTCAAGTTACAAAGCAAAGCATCACGCCCActtaaaacaattttgaaaaagcCATCTACTACCTTAGTAAGAAAATCTAGCCCTTGGGAAAGTTTTTCTGCTCTCCTCCCCAAatctgaaaaagaattactgaaTGCTTCAGCTTCAATAGGCCTCATACCATCTTGGATCATGGGATGTAAATTCTTCACAGCAGTATCAACTTCATCTAATTCTTTCAAGGCAGTAAATTTCCCTTGAGAAAATATATCTCTAATTCCTCCATTTACATTAGTTTGCAAATCAGAAAAAGCTTGCACCCACATTGTTGTGTTGGCAACATCCAAATCTAACAGATTCTTTGAATTACCTGAAAACACAGCAGCTAAGACACTACATACAAACACTGTATGTATCTTAACTCCATACATAGCTTGCATCAACACCTTTCCTTTGGCTGAGTTCTTAACCTTTGGCAGACTCAGTGAATCCACAAGACCATCCAGGATGGATTTACAGTTTTCCAGTCTAGGGTTCTTTGAGCCAATGTGCTGTCTCCAGCTATCTATAGAAGAACGAGCCCGCACAAGCTTCTCTGAAGTGTTGGACTCCAAATTATGCAGGGCACATTGAAGCATGAGATGACCTTGGTTCAGGCGCAAGAGCTCAGAACTAAAAGCAACACAAATATCAAGCAATTTCACACTGATGTCCAAGTACACATCTATCCACTTCTCATCCCAGTCAGTCACAGGGAGATCAAGTTCGGTGGTGAGGGTTTTTATGTCAGTATGAGTCTCACAGAGTGACTCCATTGCCAATTTCATCCATGTCAAGCTAAGAACATCATACTTGTCTTTAGGATTCAGTTTCCGCAACCTTGCTGCCAAAGCATCCTCAAAAGCATTTAATAGAGAAAGAAGCCTTGGGGACAATTGAGAACCCTTTGAAGATAGCATCCTGAAAGGATTTCCGAATGGGAAGAAAGGGCGGTGTGGCTCTTGTGGTCGActcatttcaacaatttactTCAAGAAGTttggaaaaatcaaaatcattattcTTATTGCACACAActacaaaagaaaattaatcatcACCAGAATAACAAactgaaaacacaaatatcagCCAAAACCACGCCAAACACAAGACATAGATCAATAGAAAGCAATTAGAAACCACACTCAACAAGACAAATGACAAAACTCATCATCACAGGAGcttcttaaaaaaatgaaacaactCAACAAGAGAGCAGGAGGCTGAACCAAATATCTAACAACGGTCTTTCTTTTTACCTCCGGGTCCTTCCTCAGAGAAAATGATGTAAAACTCTAACTAGAGAGTAGagacccataaaaaaaaattcaaagcccATTGACCTAAAAAACCTACATGGCATacagatcttaaaaaaaatggctagataaaataaaaactacacaAAAAAAAGTTGTGCATATCCTTGTTGGCCACTCTTCATCTTTTCAAAATCAGTAACATCAcatcgacaaaaaaaaaaggcgctAAATAAGTGCTTATTCTCTCTTTATCtcattcaaaaaacattttcaggtttaaatcaattaaattaaagggaaaaaaaaaagaaagtaaatgtcAGCCAGGAATTTTCATACCAGATAACATCTAAAGCTTCGATCTATGGGTCTCCCATTTCAATTCATGCCTTCTATTCCTAAAATTAGAACACGACAAAACAAGCAGATTATTTTGTAACATCAAGGAGTACAAAATTAATAACTTGACCTTAGCAGCAGATCCTTAGATCAAAGTAACCATCAAGCCAAACTGAAACTCAAAAATCCCTACAAAAACtgaaaccctaaccctaatcgtttttaacaaaaaataaaagtactGGTATAAGATctagaaaagagaaatcaaaacaGAGAAGACTGATTGCATGAAATAAAATAGTGAACGGAGAAATTGTACCTGAAGGGGTTCTAGCAAAAGATGGGAAATTTCAGAGAAAAAGCTTCCAAAGGCGCTGCTTCGTCGAAAGTTTCCGGTTAATCAATGGCAGGTAGATGAAGTCTTTGTTTTGCAGCTGAAGGATGGGCAAAAGTGAGGAGGTCAGATGCTGTACGTGGAAGGAAGTGAGTGGAGAAATGTGGTAACGGATAGatatattctttgattttttattcttttgttgaattttattttgtgaggaaatgaAGGGTCAGAGAAAAAGCAAGGAGAGTCAagcttgattttatttaatgcaTTTGATCCAACGGACAGAATCCTTCCTTCTCAGCACACGGAATTGCCCTATCCGGACCTCATTTGCCGaccaaaatattatattatatttggagttgtctttttcttattttattttaatatgggACAAAGgatgcaagaaaaatatttatatgtggTCCCCAGTGGAAAAGGCTCGGCCCAGGTTCAAATGGCTAATGTCGATATTGAAAAGGTAAATGGACTCAGCCCGCCAAAGAACTCCTCGAGTGTAGGAGTCGGCTAAAAAATACGGGTGCGAtgctcctctcctctctttacAGACCAGGCCTCTTTTACTTTTGACTCTTGAGAAAATTACTAGATTTGTGGCCTGTGGTTAACCGCaggccagaaaaaaaaatactaaaaactaataattaagaTTTCGAGGAATTGGTTTAATAggcaatttaaataatataaagaaaaggaatacaatgacaataaaaaaaattaacaatagaaaatttgtaaaaaatccTGACTTGAGCATATCCAAATTACTAAATAATTCAAagctaactaaaaaaaataatttaaaaacaaaaccagttAAAAATAACCAATTACATTGCAATTTTTGACAACACAAGGCACGAACTCAATTTTAAGATGGAAGATAATCACAGGCATACCTGCAAGCACCCTCAACACAGATTCAAGCGACAAGATTTTTTTGCGTCCAATTACTTCCACTTCTACTTTGAATTCCCTCTTAGCTTGACCCTTGACAATTTTTAGTA
Protein-coding sequences here:
- the LOC133692107 gene encoding protein BPS1, chloroplastic; the protein is MSRPQEPHRPFFPFGNPFRMLSSKGSQLSPRLLSLLNAFEDALAARLRKLNPKDKYDVLSLTWMKLAMESLCETHTDIKTLTTELDLPVTDWDEKWIDVYLDISVKLLDICVAFSSELLRLNQGHLMLQCALHNLESNTSEKLVRARSSIDSWRQHIGSKNPRLENCKSILDGLVDSLSLPKVKNSAKGKVLMQAMYGVKIHTVFVCSVLAAVFSGNSKNLLDLDVANTTMWVQAFSDLQTNVNGGIRDIFSQGKFTALKELDEVDTAVKNLHPMIQDGMRPIEAEAFSNSFSDLGRRAEKLSQGLDFLTKVVDGFFKIVLSGRDALLCNLRVSDNVANPFPGSNGEQFVR